Proteins from one Bifidobacterium sp. ESL0732 genomic window:
- a CDS encoding helix-turn-helix transcriptional regulator yields the protein MVDRHMSLKDLADEVGISNVNLSKIKNNRVAAIRFTTLAGICEALDCQPGDILKYETKQSTR from the coding sequence ATGGTCGACCGGCATATGTCGCTCAAGGATCTGGCGGACGAGGTTGGCATCTCGAACGTCAATCTCTCGAAGATCAAGAACAACCGTGTGGCAGCCATTCGTTTTACGACACTGGCCGGCATCTGCGAGGCGCTGGACTGCCAGCCCGGCGACATCCTCAAGTACGAGACAAAACAATCGACGCGATAA